The genomic segment GAGCACGAAGAGCTCTTCTGCTTCATCGCCAACTATCACGCCATGACCTCCGTCACCGACGGCAAGGCGCTGGCGAAGGGAACGATAGAGGCGGCGGCGAATTTTCTCGCATTGGGGATGGACCCGGAGAAAAGCACCTTCTGGGTGCAGTCGGACCTGCCCGAGGTGCAGGAGCTCACCTGGTTCCTCTCCACCTTCACGCCGATGGGTCTGCTCGAGCGCTGTCACAGCTACAAGGACAAGGTCGCCCGCGGCATCGCCGCCAACCACGCCCTCTTCGCCTACCCGGTGCTGATGACCGCCGACATCCTGCTGTTCCATAGCGAGCGGGTGCCGGTCGGCAAGGACCAGAAGCAGCACCTGGAGGTCGCCCGCGACATCGCCGTCAAGGTCAACAACCACTATGGCGATCTCTTCGTCGTCCCCGAAGCGGAGATCGACGAGGAGGTGGCGACCGTCCCGGGGCTCGACGGCCAGAAGATGAGCAAGAGCTACGGCAACACCATCGACCTCTTCCTCGAAGAGAACGCCCTGCGCAAGCAGGTGATGCGCATCGTCACCGACCCGACGCCGGTCGAGGAGCCGAAGGACCCGGACAAATGCAACGTCTTCCAGATCTATCGGCTGTTTCTGAACAAGGGACAGGAGGAGGCGCTGCGTGCTCGCTATCTGGCGGGTGGACTCGGCTACGGTGAGGTCAAG from the Desulfuromonadales bacterium genome contains:
- the trpS gene encoding tryptophan--tRNA ligase, with translation MRILSGIQPSGSLHLGNYFGMMKKMIEYQEHEELFCFIANYHAMTSVTDGKALAKGTIEAAANFLALGMDPEKSTFWVQSDLPEVQELTWFLSTFTPMGLLERCHSYKDKVARGIAANHALFAYPVLMTADILLFHSERVPVGKDQKQHLEVARDIAVKVNNHYGDLFVVPEAEIDEEVATVPGLDGQKMSKSYGNTIDLFLEENALRKQVMRIVTDPTPVEEPKDPDKCNVFQIYRLFLNKGQEEALRARYLAGGLGYGEVKQELFEAVRDFFAPYAERRKELLADPEGIRAVLAGGAEKARYVANKTMRKVRKKAGLAY